One stretch of Sebastes umbrosus isolate fSebUmb1 chromosome 5, fSebUmb1.pri, whole genome shotgun sequence DNA includes these proteins:
- the LOC119488531 gene encoding desmoglein-2-like, whose product MFEVKLLNIRSDRDEEQILYYTLLGPGASERPLNLFVVEEATGLVHVRGTLDREERETYILKGVARFHNGSVAEGSIDLKFDVDDENDNPPVFVPVPPATVSESSPAGTLVGTITATDADKANCSNSKIAYSIEKQEPSDGTDLFSIDRDTGNIYVKENTLDRETQSSYILTVKGSDMNGAPEGNTGTGTIHVKVVDINDNVPTLDKDQYTARIVENTAHVEVMRFKVQDDDEEKTDNWVADFDIVAGNEDGIFSIKTDPKTNEGVLMLEKPVDFEENPDIKLGVVVSNVAPAVGDGGGDGGGGGPTGASGSATSQSGKKRPKKGKLYPVNIAVLNEPEGVSFKPSVKPVSVSENPEENPLMKVIAVFAATDSDTGNPAENVRYAKGYDPDNWLLIDPETAEIRLQKAPDRESPFLVNGTYYAKILSLTQDVPPKMVTGTIALQVGDVNDNCPTLTDHIEYICSDTEVVNVTAVDEDGDPNSAPLSFRLVAEESQGKWRVEPLNDTSASLRTLRPLWPGHYQVAFIIQDQQGLACPDPQYLDLHVCSCEEGKACRASGLHGQAAFLKESSSTFGGLGVGALILGLLMLLVVAFLLMTCSCGGVPLTFSELPFATREHLIVYHTEGRGEDKDVPMLSSPVHMMPAAISTGWACNVASNTKANTAASYGDLMMGTANKTYKSRVGADGRIQERSFGEFRESQREEQLLLCDGMDGISLPDVFLHDYYSQKASCAAEKQAARDCLCEYNYEGRGSSAGSVGCCSLLDSDDNLHFLDDLSPKFKTLAEICSPPRPSSPLKTQRIVTPEVDKVDHIVGPSLETKPSSIHGKSPERDQNVGISQSSTGVTVFDGTASSSVYGQTFTGVTGFNGTASSCMHGQTFTGITGFNGTASSSGTSSVAQSSPISPVTTAMLPSPGQMLVLQQQPVYYTTTPMMQPMHYIVQPQLQSTVLLAEAPVSNLQGMILHGGNTAGTLTLGTTRDRDRVVVDENWGVGPAETAMGVRRGGRRIKSEAEGGARSRHTYIHTGTLTGGHIGVFAAGSEEGQLVFTQKGDKRRTRSAASAETGFMY is encoded by the exons GGACTCTGGTTGGCACGATTACAGCTACCGATGCAGACAAGGCTAACTGTTCCAATTCAAAGATTGCCTACAGCATTGAGAAGCAGGAGCCCTCTGACGGCACAGACCTCTTCTCCATAGACAGAGACACCGGAAACATCTACGTCAAAGAAAACACCTTAGACAGAGAG ACACAAAGCTCCTACATTTTAACAGTTAAAGGAAGTGATATGAACGGAGCTCCTGAAGGCAACACAGGCACCGGGACTATACATGTCAAAGTAGTGGACATCAATGACAACGTACCCACGCTGGACAAAGACCAG TACACAGCTAGAATTGTGGAGAACACAGCCCACGTGGAGGTCATGAGGTTCAAAGTGCAGGACGACGATGAGGAGAAAACTGACAACTGGGTGGCTGATTTTGATATCGTCGCTGGAAACGAAGACGGGATATTCAGCATAAAAACGGATCCCAAAACCAACGAAGGTGTTCTGATGCTTGAAAAG CCTGTTGATTTTGAGGAAAATCCTGATATCAAGCTGGGAGTGGTAGTATCCAATGTTGCTCCAGCTGTGGGGGATGGAGGCGGTGATG gaggaggaggaggtccaaCCGGAGCTAGTGGCTCAGCTACAAGCCAGTCAGGGAAAAAGAGGCCAAAAAAGGGCAAACTTTACCCGGTGAACATCGCAGTGCTGAATGAGCCCGAGGGGGTCTCCTTCAAACCCTCAGTGAAGCCCGTCTCTGTGTCAGAGAACCCGGAGGAAAATCCATTAATGAAGGTGATCGCCGTCTTTGCAGCCACTGACTCTGACACCGGAAATCCTGCAGAAAATGTTCG ATATGCTAAAGGATACGATCCGGACAACTGGCTGTTGATTGATCCAGAAACAGCAGAGATTAGACTTCAGAAGGCCCCGGACAGAGAGTCCCCGTTCTTGGTTAATGGAACTTACTACGCTAAAATACTGAGTCTGACTCAGG ACGTGCCTCCTAAGATGGTCACTGGAACAATAGCGTTACAGGTGGGAGATGTAAATGATAACTGCCCCACGCTGACCGACCACATAGAGTACATCTGCTCGGACACTGAAGTGGTTAATGTCACTGCAGTGGATGAGGATGGAGACCCAAACTCAGCCCCTCTCAGCTTCCGCCTCGTCGCTGAGGAGAGCCAGGGGAAGTGGAGGGTTGAACCTTTAAATG ATACCAGTGCATCCCTCAGGACTTTGAGGCCGCTGTGGCCCGGTCACTACCAGGTTGCCTTCATCATCCAGGACCAGCAGGGTCTCGCCTGCCCAGACCCTCAGTACCTGGACCTACACGTGTGCTCCTGTGAGGAAGGAAAGGCCTGCAGAGCGTCAGGTTTACATGGTCAAGCAGCTTTTCTCAAGGAATCCTCATCTACGTTTGGAGGACTGGGAGTAGGGGCACTGATCCTGGGTCTTCTGATGCTGCTCG TCGTAGCTTTCTTACTGATGACATGCTCGTGTGGAGGAGTGCCGCTGACTTTCTCCGAACTTCCTTTTGCTACCAGAGAACACTTGATTGTCTATCATACGGAGGGCAGAGGCGAGGACAAG GATGTCCCTATGCTCAGCTCTCCAGTCCATATGATGCCTGCCGCCATATCTACTGGATGGGCCTGCAACGTAGCTTCCAACACCAAAGCAAACACGGCGGCTTCCTACGGTGATCTCATGATGGGCACTGCCAACAAAACGTACAAGTCCAGGGTCGGGGCTGACGGCAGGATCCAGGAGAGAAGCTTTGGAGAATtcagagagagccagagagaggaaCAACTGTTACTGTGTGATGGCATGGATGGCATTTCTCTGCCTGATGTGTTTCTGCATGATTACTACTCTCAG AAGGCAAGCTGTGCAGCAGAGAAACAGGCAGCGAGGGATTGTCTGTGCGAGTATAACTACGAGGGCCGGGGCTCTTCTGCTGGCTCGGTGGGCTGCTGCAGCCTCCTGGACTCTGACGACAACCTGCACTTCCTCGATGACCTCTCGCCAAAGTTCAAGACCCTGGCTGAGATCTGTTCTCCTCCTAGACCGTCATCACCTCTGAAAACTCAAAGAATTGTCACCCCAGAGGTGGATAAAGTTGACCACATTGTTGGGCCCTCATTGGAGACTAAACCGTCCAGCATCCACGGCAAGAGCCCAGAGCGTGACCAAAATGTCGGCATCAGTCAGTCATCCACCGGTGTCACGGTCTTTGATGGAACGGCGTCCAGCAGCGTGTATGGGCAAACATTCACCGGTGTCACAGGCTTTAATGGAACGGCCTCCAGCTGCATGCACGGGCAAACATTCACCGGTATCACAGGCTTTAATGGAACGGCCTCCAGCAGCGGCACCAGCAGCGTTGCTCAGTCATCTCCCATTAGTCCTGTTACCACAGCCATGCTGCCCTCTCCTGGTCAGATGCTTGTACTACAGCAGCAGCCTGTCTACTACACCACCACCCCCATGATGCAGCCCATGCACTACATAGTCCAACCGCAGCTCCAGAGCACAGTGCTGCTGGCCGAAGCTCCCGTCAGCAACCTGCAGGGCATGATCCTGCACGGGGGAAACACCGCCGGGACTTTAACTCTCGGTACAacgagagacagagacagagtggtGGTGGACGAGAACTGGGGAGTGGGCCCAGCAGAGACGGCGATGGGCGTCAGAAGGGGCGGTCGAAGGATCAAGTCAGAGgcagagggtggagctaggtCACgccacacatacatacatacagggACGCTGACGGGCGGACACATCGGTGTGTTTGCAGCAGGGTCCGAAGAGGGACAGCTAGTGTTCACACAGaaaggagacaagaggagaacGAGGTCAGCAGCCTCGGCAGAGACGGGCTTCATGTACTAG